GCCAGGCTGGCGAAGACTCCGGTGAGGATCACGCCGACCGCACCCGCGACCATGTGTACGCCGACGACGTCGAGCGAGTCGTCGTAGTGGAACACATCCTTCAGGTGCACGGCGCCGTAACAGATCAGGCCGGCGGCGATGCCGATGATCAACGCGGCCCACGTGGGCACGTAGCCGGATGCCGGAGTGATCGCCGCGAGGCCTGCGACGGCACCGGTCGCGATTCCGATACCGGTCGGCTTGCCCGTGTGCCACCACTCGATCGCCATCCACGCGAGCATCGCCGTACACGCGCCGAGTTGGGTGTTCACAAGCGCGTAGCCGGCGACCGTCCCCGCCGACAGCGCACTGCCCGCGTTGAAGCCGAACCAGCCAAACCAGAGGATGCCCGCACCGAGCAGGACCAGCGGAACGCTGTGCGGACGCTCGAGCTCATGACGGCGTCGCAGGTACAGCGCGGTTGCGAGCGCCGCGGCACCCGCGAGCTCGTGCACGACAGAGCCGCCGGCGAAGTCGATCGCGTGCAGCCCGCCGCTGCCGAGGAAGCCACCGCCCCACTCCGCGTGTGCGAACGGCGAGTACACCAGCAGCGACCAGAGACCGATGAAGACCAGGTAGCCGCGGAAGCGCATGCGTTCGCAGAACGCGCCCGCGATCAATGCCGGAGTGATCACGGCGAACTTCATCTGAAACGCCATGTAGACGAGTGACGGAATGGTCGGTGCATACGCGTTCGGCTTGCCGTTCACGTCGTGCAGGAACGCGAAGTGCAGGCTCCCGATCACGCCGCCGTGGTCCGCGCCGAAAGCGAGGGAGTATCCGACCACCGCCCACAGCACGCTGATCAGCCCGATCGCGACGAAGGACTGAACCATCGTGGCGATCACGTTCTTCGCGCCGACCAGCCCGCCGTAGAACAGTGCGAGCCCGGGCATCATGAACATCACGAGGGCGGTTGATGTGAGCATCCACGCGGTGTCGCCGGCGTTGAGATGCATGGCCATCTCCTTCCACCCGCTGACGCGCGCGGGTGAGAGCGCGCACAGGTGTCGGTCTCAGGCGATCCGAGATCGGGGGTGACTATAGGTGCTGGCGGTCGTCGCGAAGGCGATTGGAGATCATCATCCGGCCCACAAACCGTGCAAATGCACCGCTATCGGCTCAACCCCGGCCGATCGCCTTCCCAGCGGTACGCCGCACCAGCTTGGCGGCGTACGGATGACGAGGTAGTTCGCGCGTTCGTCGACGACCGACCCGGACAACCGCCGAACCATGATGTCGGTCCGGAACCCCAGCGACTGGATCTCCATCATCCGATTCTGCCTACCGGACGATGCCGCGCGCTCGCTGGTTACTGGCCGTAACTGAAGATCGCGCCGCGCTCCGGCGTCGACCCATTCACCAGATAGCCGATCGACCACATCGCCGTGGACCCCGGCACTGACGCGAGCACGCCCGGTTCAGACGTGAAACCGGTCATGGCCGGTATGGGGTACGTGTGCCACTTCCCGCCACTGCGGTGGACGAACGCGGTGTGCGCGCTGTCAATGGAGCCGCTCGTGGCGATCAGCCAGTAACCACCGTGTCCGTCGATCGCGAGCTGGTTGACGAGGCCGACGGAGGCGGGCACCTCGGTGTGCGTCCAGTGCTTGTGCCAGTGCAGCAGCTCGGAGCTCGTACCGGACTTGGAGAACGCCTCGCCCATGACCTCCACCGAGCTCGGACCAGACGCGGCGAAGCCGTTCGTGACCAGCGTCGTTCCGGAAGGCCCGCTTGGTTCGGCGATGACCTGCCACTTCTTGCCGTTCCACCTGGCCAGCTCTCTGCCGGAGTGGCCCGGTACGAGGCCGGAGAGCCAGATGTCGGTTGGGCTGAGCGCATCAGCCAGCTCAGGCTCCATCGGCAGTTGAACCTTGTGCCAGTGGCCGTTGTGGAAGTGGCCGGCGAGCATCGGGTGCGACTCGGCGTCGATGCTGAAGGCCCAGACGTTCTTCGCCGAAAACACCGCGGTCGCGACGCCCGGAGCCCCGCCGTCGATCTTGCGTTCCACCCAGCTCGGGAGCTTCGAGGTGTCCCAATGGTGACCGTTGAAGACACTCACGCGACCGTTCGCGGTGAATACCCACAGGTTGTCGGACGCGCTCGCGTCCATTCCGACGATGTCGGCCGGGTACTTCAACGCCGCCGGCAACGTGACCGCGCTCCACTTCTTGCCGTTCCAGTGGTCCATGAGGTTGGCGTGCGCCGGAGTCGTGGACCCGCACGGCCCGCAGGTCCACGTCGTCCAGGCGTCTGATGGACCGCTGACCGCGATGTCGCCGTCGTTGATGGCACTGGTCCCGGTCCCGATCGTGGCGCGGATCGTCCACGTCGGACTCGTCACCGCGCCCGCCACAGCAAGCGGGCTCAACGCGATGATGACCGCGGCGAGCAACGCCCCGCCAGTTCGCCTCATGCCTCAGCCTCCCCGCCGCCGCCCCCGCGCCACCATCCTCGCCAGCAACCGGCGAGCCAGCCGGCCGAACCCCGGAAAATGGCCCGATCGAGTCAGGACGGTCGACAACAACGTGGAGCGACGACGCTTCAGGGGGCTGTCTGCACGGTCGAGGACGCAACGGTGGGCAGGGCGTTTGATACCCGACTGGGCTCTATATCCGTTCATGATCACCCAAGGGTCTTTCGGGCTCGATTCTGGATTCTTGGTGCCTGGGCCCTGTTCTTGATGGTTGTCGTCCTGCATTACCAGGCCGGTTACGGCGGGGATTGGCTGTACTTCACCGAGGGCTTCGACCTGCTGGTCCATGGCCATGCCAACGTCCGACACGAGTTCACGACCGTGCACTACGGCAACGGTGGGCTGCACCTCTACGGGAGCGACCCCGACATTCAGATCGGGCCGCTCGCCCTGCTCCTTGCCGGTGTCGTCATGGCCATGAACGACGTGAGCAGGTACCTCGCTCCGACGGTCCTGATCCTGGTCGGCCTCGCGACGCTCGGCGGGGTTGAGCGCACCGCGCTGCGTATGTCGCCGGGCACGGAGACCAAGATCCGCCAGCTCACCCTGGTCGGTGGAGTCCTCGTGATGTACGCCTGGGTCCAGGCGTTCGTGCAGTGGCGACATCTCGATGCCATGCTCGTCGTCGTCGGAGCCGCGGTCGCGCTGTCCGCGGTCGCAAGGCGTCAACCATGGCTGTTGGGCGCGGCGATCGGACTGTCGGTCGCCGCCAAGCCGACTGCGCTTGTGCTGTTGCCCTTGCTGTTCGCACTCGACAAGCGGGCGAACCTCAATGCACTCGCGGTCGCTGCGACACTGATCGGCGCCTTCTGGCTGCCGTTCGTGATCGCCGATCCCGCCACCCTGCATGCGGGAGCGCCGCAGATCCCGATCCGGCTCGGGTCCGGCCTGGCCGCGTTGGGATTGCGTGCCGGCGGAGCCGCACCGAGCGCGATCCGCGCCGCCCAGCTGCTCGTTGCGCTGATCGGCGGCGGGTTCGCCGTCGTACGGCGTCGCTGGTATCTCGTCCCCGTGATCGGGTTCGCGTTGCGGGCCGGTCTCGATCCCTCGGTCGAGAGCTACTACGCCATTCCTGTCGTCATGGGCGCGCTCGCGGCCGACCTGCTGCCGGCGCCAACGGTTCCGACCACGACCATGCTGACCTGGCTCGTGTTCAGCGAACCGTTCGGCCTACCGGGCAACTACTACTGGCGCGCGCCTAGCATGACGGTCCAGGCATGGCTGCGGCTTTGCCTGCCGGTCGTCCTCGCGATCGTGCTGGTCGCGACCCCCGACCGGCACACCCGAGCCCACCCACCGGCGGATCGGGAGCCGCAGGCGGCGCCGCTGGAACGCATCTCCGTCCATCTGCCGGCCGGTCGGGTCAGCTCGCCCGGCCGGCGGTGGCCACGGTCCGGCCTTCGACCGGTACGCCGAGGCCGCGCAGCAGCTCGGCAGCAACCCGGTCCCAGCTGAGCTGCGCACTTCGATCACGAGCCCGCCGGCCGAACTCCTCGGCGACCTCGGGTACACCGAAGGTCACCATCGCATCGACAACGGCCTCGCGATCCGACGGGTCGACGACCAGACCCCCGTCGCCGATGATGAAACCGGCGCCGCCTCCCGCCCCACCGATGCTCCCGACACCCGCGCGCGCCGCCTCGACGAAGACGGTGCCAGCAGGCTCGTGCGCCGACGGCATCACGAAGCACGTCGCGGTCTCGAACAGCCGCACGAGGCGAGCACGATCCTCGGCAACGCCGAGTGCCAGCCGGCCGTGTCCCACCACCCCCGCAAGCTCGACGGCGGGATGGGCGCCGACCAGATGCAGCTCGGCATCGGGGTGGCGCCGGCGTACCTCTGGCCACGCGCCGAGCACCGCCGGACCGCCCTTGCGCTCCCACTCTCGACCCGCCCACAGAAACTGGGCGCGCGACCAGTCGCGCGGCATCGGGCGCGGGTCGAGGTTCGGTCCCTGCCCGACCGCGTGTACGGCGTGCGCCGGCACCTGATAGTCGATGATCGCCGAGCGCGCCGCCCAGTCGGTCACGAAGTAGACCCCGCGGGCCCGCCCGTACATGCGCTTGGATCGCTGCTGCGCAGCCTCGAGCCACCGCCGTCTGGCGCGCGCGAGGTGGGCGTAGTGGCCGGAGACACGGATCGCGGCTGCGAGGGTCGAGTCCTCGTAGGTCACCAGCGGCAACCCCACGTCACCCGGATCGACCTCGGTCCCGTGGGCCACGATCCCGACCGTCCCCCGGGGGGCGTGCAGGAGGTGGCGTCGCGCTCGGCGGCACCTGCGCCGGGTCATCGCCTCTGACCCGCGCGCCTGCCGAACGGCCATGCGCCAGGCATGCCGGGGATGCCGGCGGACCGACCGCAGGTCGAGCAGTCCCGGCGCGATCAGGCGGGCGAGCACGGTCTCAACGGCCGGGGCGCACTGCAGCGGCACCGGCCAGACCGCGACGCCCTGCCGCTCGATCGCGCGGGCAAGCTGGAACGGCAGTCCCGAGTACGAGCCGGGATCGGACGGGTCGCCGAGACTCGACAGGGCGAGGATCGGGCGGCTTGCCGCCATCCCGACTCCCATCCGCCCGAACCGCCGACTCGGAGGGCTACAGCCGAACACCATCAGCACCGAGTAGAGAATTGACCCTGGTTATGGGGTTTTCCCGCTAGACGAGGACTCATGCACACTTCCGTCCTTCGGCGTCCGATTCTCCTCGGCGTCAGCTCGCTCGCCGCCGCAACCCTGATCGCGACCGGCGCGCCCTCGGCGCAGGCCGCGACGACCGTGCCCGGCGGCGTCAGCGCCCGAAACTCGCGGTCACCGCTGACCGCCGCCGAGGTGACCGCCATCCGCACCGGCCTGGTCGACTCGCTGCAGCACACCGTGAACGCGCTCGCCGAGAAGTCGGGCAAGCACGACCACCAGTACTTCTCGCACGGCGTCTGGCACAACACTGCCCCGCAGTGCCTGCGTTGCGACACCGGCCCGGCGGTGGCGTCGGCCGAGCTGGCCACGCTGACCGGCAACGCCGTCGATCAGCGCCGGGCCGTCGAGACCTTCGACACGGCGATCACGCACCACCGCCACCACAGCGGGGCATTCGGGCCACCATCCGGCTCGGAGACCGGGCCCGGCATCCAGACCGCGTTGTTCGCCAACGAGCTCGGCGAGGCTTACCTCGTCCTCGGAACGAGACTGTCGACCACGGTGCGCACGCGCTGGCGCAATGCCATCGCAGGCGCCGCCAACTACCTGGTCCGCGACGGCAACCTCAGCTGGTACACCAACGGCAACATCACGCTGGCCAACTCCCTGACCATGGCGCTCGCTGCCGAGGTCACCGGCGAGCCGAAGTACGTCGCGGACTACCACCAGGCGTTGAGCTTCTCGCTGCACCCGCCGCAGAAGCGGTGGCACGGCTTCGGGCTGCACATCACCCGCAAGCCGAAGGGGCCGGTCGGGTACGGCGGCGCCGGATACCTCGCGGAGCAGGGAGCGCACAAGCCCGGGTTCGACGCCGACTACACCCAGCTGCAGACCAGCGACGCCGTCCAGCTCTACCTGCTGACCGGCGACCCGAAGGCGTTGTGGCTCACCACGTTGCTGGTCGACCGGTTGCTGCCGCGCGTGCACTTCGGCAAGTGGTTGCTGAACACCAGCAACGGCAGCCGGCACCCGCAGCACCATCGCTACATCAACTACACGACGGCGGGCCTGCCGGTCCTCGCGCTCGACACGGACCGCCCCGGCCTGGCTCGGCATGCGGCGTCCCAGATCACCCGCGTCGAGCAGGTCTTCGCCGGTGCCGCCCACTACAGCAACATCGGGATGTACTACGGGTTCGGCGACGACCCGGTGTCCGACCTGATCGCGCTGTCCGGCGGCCCGATCGCGCAGATCTCGAGCGTCCGGTAGCCCGGTCTCAGCCGGCGAGCAGCTCGGCGAGCTGGTCGGCCTGGCCGTCGAGGTCGGCGTACTGCTCGAGGAACTCGCGTCCGCGCTGACCGAGCTCGCTTCGCAGCGACGGGTCCGCGAGCAGCTCCCGAAGCGCTCGATCCCAATCCGACGGCGTTTCGGCGAGGCGGCCGGCGCCGGAGCGCTCGACCAGCTCCCGGTTGACCCCGACCGGGCTGGCAACGACCGGTACGCCGGCCGCCATGTACTGCAGCAGCTTGAAGCCGGCCTTGGTGCGCGTGTAACCGGTGTCGGGCAACGGCATGATGCCGACCGCGAACCGCGCGAACAGCGTCGGTTCCTCGGCAAGCGTCCAGAGTCGGAACCGCGACGGCCCCGCCCAGGCCCGAGAGCTCACCACTTCTACGTCGGCCAGCTGCTCCGCACGCAGGTTGCCGAGCACCTCTCGCAAGGGGTCGAGGTAGCGCAGCCCGCCGTTGGTGCCGGCCCAGCCGATCACCGGCTCGACGGCCCCGTGCCGCGCCTGCTGGTAGGCCGACGGATCGGGCACGGTCGGCAGGACGACGGGGTCGAGGTCACGGCGCGGCAGCGCATCGGCCAGCTCGGTGGTGCTGACGACAACCTGGTCGGCGCGCGCCACCAGCCGCTTCGCCTGCTGCGGGCCATAGAGCCATTGCGCGACCCGTCCCCTCTCGTCAAGCGATGGTGAGCGGACGAACAGGTTGTCGTCGAGATCCAGCACGAGCCGGCCGCGATAGTGCTCGAACGGGCGGGCGAGTGCTCCGGGCCCGATCGGGTACGCGCCGCGTTGCACCAGCACGGCGTCGTACTCGGGCAACCGTCGCGCCAGCTCCTGCCATCGGGCGACGTACCGCACACCGTGGCTGCCGAAGAAGAGCACCCGGCCGAGCGGACCGGTTCGTGGCCGCGGGACGTCGCGAGCGACCAAGAGATCGACTGCGCCCAGCCGCTCGCGCAACCGCGGCACGTGCTGGACCGCACGGTGGCGGGTCGACGCACTCCACGTGTCGAGCTGCGTGATGACGGCGAATCTCATTCGCTCGACGACTCAGCGAACATGACGCGGGCGCTCGAGCACTTTCACGACTCTGGACTCCGGCGCGCGGACGACAGCGCGCGGCGGCACATCCGACGTCACTACCGCGTTGGCTCCGATGTGCGCGCCATCACCGACGGTGATCGGGCCGACGATAACCGCGTTCGATCCGATGAAGACGTCGTCCCCGATCACCGGTGAGCCGCCGTAGCCGTGGCCGAGCGTCACGCCCTGCATCAACTGACAGCGATCGCCGACCACACAGCGCGGGCCGATCACGACCGACACCGGGTGGTGCAGCTGCAGACCCGCACCGATGCGAGCACTCGCCGAGATATCGCTACCGGTCAGTACGCCGGACCCCCACTTGATCAGCGTTGCGAGACCCCAGCGGGCGCCGGCCGACTGCGACAACCGAAACAGCAAGACGGCCTGTAACCGTTGCAGCAACGCGATCCTGGCCACCAACCCGAGGGTCGAGCGCGGTGGCCGATCGGCGTACTTGGAGTACGCCTGTACGTCGGACTTGAACAACTGCAGCCAGTTCATGTGAGTTTCCTGTTGCGCGAGGGGAGCGACCTCAGCGTTGTTCCCCGTCCCGACGCCGCCGAACGATCTCGTCACGCGCCGTTGCGCGGCAAGCCGTCGAGAGTTCACCCGGTAACACGCCGAACCCGATGATTAGGCCCCGCGCGGCCCTGGGTAGTGACATCCGCGGACGGCGACCACGAGCCCTGACCGAGCGGGCGCATCTCCACAACATCACGCACACCCATCATTCGCCGTCGTGGTGGCGATACGGCTGTCGCGCCGGAACGCACAGTCGCTCTGCCCGGGGAACCCACGCATCGAGGAGACAAAGTCCGTGAGCACCATTCCCTCCCCTCGCATGCCCGCAATCAAGGAACCAGCGCGCCTCCTGCGCCGCCCGGCCTGGGTGCTGCTGCTCACCGTGGACGTGCTCGGCATCATGGCGCCGTCGCCGTTCCTGTCGCACGGGCGCTTCGAGCTGCTGTCGATGGCTGTGGTCAGCGCGATGCTCTTCCAAGCCGGCGGGCTCTACCGGCCGCAACTGAAGTTGTCGGTGCTCGACGACGCACCGAAGCTCGTCACGCGATCGGTAGCCGCTGCGATCTTCGTCGGCGCGATCACAGCCGTAATCGGCTACCAGCCGGTACTGAGCGACTTCTTCCTGCTCGCCGTCATGGCCGTCGGGTTACATCTCGCCAGCCGCGCAATCGCGTACTCGATCATCAGATACGCGCGCTCGCGTGGCTCCGTGGCGCACTCGACCCTGGTGGTCGGCGGCGGGGCGGTCGCCGACCGGATCGTCGGGCGGCTGCGCGCCGACCGGAGCTACGGACTGCGGCCGATCGGCTTCCTCGACCACCACTCCGACCGCCAGCTCGTGGCGAGCGGGATTCCGTTTCGAGGTTCGACGTATGAGCTGCCGCAACAGCTCGACCGCACGAACGCTCGCGTGGTGATCGTCGCGTTCACGGACGGCAGCGACGCGGACCTGATTCCCGTGTTGCGCGCCTCCGAGCGGCGTGGCTGCGACGTGTTCGTCGTACCGCGGCTGTTCGAGATCTACAACTACGGCCAGACCGATCACATCGGCGCGATTCCCGTGGTCCGGATCTGGCGCCCGCGCCTGAGCCGCACGGCGTGGCTGCTGAAGCGTTCGTTGGACGTCGTTGTCAGCAGCGCTGCGCTGACCCTGCTCTCGCCGCTGTTCGCCGTCGTCGCTCTGGCGGTGCGCCGAGAAGGCGGGCCGGGCGTGATCTTCCGGCAGACGCGCGTCGGCCTGGACAACCGCGAGTTCCAGCTCATGAAGTTCCGGACGCTGGCGCCGTGTGATGACGCCGAGTCGGCGACCCGGTGGAATATCTCCGACGACGAGCGGATGGGTCCGGTCGGGCGGGTTCTTCGACGTACGTCGATCGACGAACTTCCCCAGCTGGTGAACATCCTCCGCGGCGACATGACGCTCGTCGGTCCCCGGCCGGAGCGCCCGCACTTCGTCCAGACCTTCACCGACGAGATCCCCGACTACGCGCTGCGCTGCCGGATGCGGGCCGGGCTCACCGGTCTCGCACAGGTCAACGGGTTGCGCGGTGACACCTCGATCGTGGACCGCGCGCGCTACGACAACTTCTACATCGACAACTGGTCACTCTGGCTCGACGTGAAGATCATGGCCGGCACGGTGCGCGAGGTGGTGGGCGCCCGTGGCAAGTAACGCGATGACCTCGCGAGCGCTGCGGGTCGCAGTGGCGCACAACCTGAAGCCGGGCGGTGCCCACCGCCGCCTGCGGGCGCAGGTCGCACACCTGGACGGCACCGTGCGCGAGTTCACCCTCGACACTGCCGAACCGTTGAGCAACGACGCCGTGGTCGTGCCGGTCTCCACGCGGGCGCCGCAGTCGCCGCGCTGGCGGCGACCGGTACGGCGTTACACCGACCTGTGGCAGATCGGTTCGGCGTGGACGCGCTGCTTCGCCGAGGTCGCCCGCTGGCAACCCGACGTCGTCTGGCTGAACCCCTGCCAGTTCCTCCAAGCACCAAAGTTGCCGAGCGATCTGGCGATCCCGACGGTCTACTACTGCGACGAGCCGCGACGCGCGGACTACGAACCGGCTGCGTTTGCGCAAACCAACCCGGCCACGCGCGGGGTGTACGCACCACTTCGGCGCCGCGAGCGCCGGCTCGACCGCGCGAGCGTGCGTCGAGTCACGGGGATCGCCACGAACTCCTCCTACTCGGCCGCCGCGATCCGATCGGCGTACGGGCGCGACGCGTCCGTCGTGCGCTGCGGTGTCAATGCCTGCTTCACCCCGGCAACGCCGCCGACGATCCCGCCGCAACATGTTCTCTCGGTGGGTGCGCTGATTCCGAGCAAAGGCCACGACCTCGCCATCGCCGCGGTGGCCCGAGGAGCCCGCGACCTGCCGCTCGTGGTCGTGGCGCCGCGCCGGGCCGAGGCCGAGGAACGCCGCCTGACCGAGCTGGCAACCGCACATCGGGTCGACCTCCGGATCCGCACCGGCATCTCCGATGCGGACCTCGTCGAGCACTACCGAAGCGCTCTTGCCACCGTCTATCTCGCCCGCGCCGAGCCGCTCGGTCTGGTCAGCCTCGAAGCCCAGGCCTGCGGCTGCCCGGTCATCGTTGCCGACGAAGGCGGCCTGCCCGAGACCGTCCTGAACGGCAGCACAGGCTGGGTCGTCGAACGCAACGCGGCCGCGGCCGGCGAGCGACTGCGCAGGTTGCGCAACGAGACCCTCCGCGCCTCGATCGTGATCGCCGCCGCGCGCCACGGGGCTGCCGCGTCTTGGGCGGAGTCCGCGCAGCAGATGCAGGCGCTCCTCGAGTCGGCCACGCCGGCCGTCCGGATCGTGCAGGTGGCGGCATGAAGCCTTCGGCTGCCCGGAGCACCCGGCTCGTGATGTGCGCGAAGAGCCCCTGGTCGCCGAGCATTCGGCGCGAGCACTGGCTTGCGCGGGAGACCGCGGCGCACGGGGTAGAGACGATCTACCTCGAGGCGCCCGCGGACATCCGCGCGCTCGCCGACAGCGACGAGTGCGCGCGCTACCTCACCGGTCTTCTGCGCGGCGCCCGGCGCCGGCCGAGCGGGCCTGATGCCGTCGGTGTCGACCTGTGGTCCCGCAGCACCGTCGTGCCGCCGCATCGCGGGCCACGCGCCCTCGCATGGGACGCCGCACGACTGGCCCACGATCTCGCTCGATTCGACCAGCCCGAAACGGTAGTCGTGGCCTGCTCACCGTGGGCATGGCCTGCTGTTGAAGGCCTGACCCAGGCGCGTCGCGTCATCGACCTCGGCGACGACTGGGCGGCGCTGATCCCGGACCGTGCCGACCTCGTCGCCGCGCTCTACGCCCGCATCGCCGCGACCGCGGACGGGATCGTGCTCGCTTCGGCGGACCTCGTCGGCGCCTTCCCCGGTCGCATCCCGACGGTGATCCCGAACGGTGTCGATCCCTCGATGATCGCCTCACCACCGACGGCTCCGCCCGATCGCCGCCGCATGGTGTACGTCGGCACGCTGTCGGAACGCCTCGACGTGCCGTTGCTCACCGACGTCGTGCGCGCGCTCCCCTCGTGGACGCTCGACCTGTATGGACCGTGTGCCTACCGCCGCCGCGGCAACCGACCGGACGCCGAGTTGCTCGGCTTGTTGGCACAGGCGCCCGAGCGGGTGCGCTGGCACGGCCCGCTGCCGCGACCCGACGTACCCGAGGTCATCGACGGTTCCGACGTTGCGCTGGTTCCGAACCGGGCGAGCAGCACCGCCGGGCAGGACTCGATGAAGGTCTACGACTACGCCGCGCGCGGTCGGCCGATCGTCGCCACCACAGCGGTGCTCGGTCGCCGGCGGGTTCCGGGCGCGTTGGTCGCCAGCGGCCCGGTCGAGTTCGTCGGCGCCGTGGCCGAAGGCGCCGAGCAACCTGCGCACGCCCGGCAAGAGGCGGTCGGCTGGGCGGCCCGCAACACCTGGCCGCGTCGCTGGCCGCAGTGGTGGGCCGCCGTACGAGGACCAGGTCAGGAGGTGAGGGCATGACCGCGGCACCGATCAGGTCGACGCCGATCGTCATGGTCACGAACGCGGTGGCGCCCGACCAGCTCGGCGGGCTCGAGCGCTACGTCCGCGAGCTGTCCGCCGCCTTGGTGCGGCGCGGGCACCCGGTGAGCGTCGTCGCCAAGCGCGTCTCGATCGACCACCCGCCCGAGGAGGTAGCTGCCGACGGTGTCCGGATCATCCGTCATGCCGTGCCGGCTAAGTCCGATCCGGCCTTCGCGGTGAAGTACCCGCTCGCGGTCGGCACCGCAGTCGACCGTGCGCTGCCAACGATCGGCCGCGATGCGGTGCTCCACGCGCATTTCGTCACGTCCGCGCTCGCCCCGATGCTCCGCCGCCAGCCGTACCTCTACACCTTCCACGCACCGGTGCACCGGGAGCTGCTGGACGAGCGCCAGGGCAGCTACCTGCTGCCGCGACCGCTTCAGCCGCTCGCGGTCCGCGGCTTGCGAGCCGCCGAGCGCGCCGTTCTCGGTCGCGCCTCCGGGCTGGTCGTGCTGAGCGAGTTCTCTCGCCGCGAGATCGCCCGGCTGCACCCGGCCGCGGCCCGGCGAGCCGGGTTGATTCGCGGCGGCCTCGATGTCGACCGCTTCACACCTGCTTCCGAGGTGACGCCCCCGGTCGCGGCTACCCCGGGCGATCCGCTGCTCGTCACCGCCCGCCGGCTGACGCCACGAACCGGCGTGCTCGAGCTGGTCGCGGCGATGCCCGCCATCGTCGACCGCCATCCCTCGGCCCGGCTGGTCGTCCTCGGCGAAGGCGCCGCCCGCCCGGAGATCGAGACGATGGTCTCGAACCTCGCGCTCGCGAACAGCGTCGAGCTCCGCGGCTGGGTCGACGATCACGAGCTGGCGAGCTGGTACCGCCGCGCCGATCTCGCCGTCACGCCGACGCAGCGACTCGAAGGGTTCGGCCTCGCGACCGCGGAAGCCCTCTCATGCGGTACGCCGGTGCTGGTCACTCCGGTCGGCGCGAACCCGGAGGTTGTCGATGGCCTCGGATCCGACTACCTCGCCGCGGGCACCACTCCCGCTGACCTCGCGGGCGCGGCCAACCGGGCGCTCGACGCCCGGCTGGACTCCCGACCACCGACCGAGTCGGTGCGAGCTGTCGTCGCTCCGCGGTTCGGCTGGGAACACGTCTGCGAACAGTACGAGCGGCAGTACCTGAACCTGTCCGGCACATCGAACGCCCCGTCCGAGCTCCATCCGACACCCAACCTGGAGAAGGCGTCATGACCCTGCCAATGCTGAAGGATCGGGTGCGCAGACCCGCACCGACGACGGGCGGCGGGCTGCCATCCACCCCACCGCCGGAAGACCGCTTGAGCATGCTCTGGTCGGCGAAGTTCTGGGTGATCGCACTGGTCGTGGTTGCGGCAGCAGCGACCTACCTGATCAGCTCGCAGCTGCCCGCGACGTACCAGTCGCAGAGCACGGTCGTCGTCACCAGCCGGGGTTCGTCGACGATCTCGCCGCTGGACACCGTCAACGCTTCCGACGGGCTGGCGTCGCAGTACGCGCAGGTGGTTTCCACCAAGGCGATCACGGGCCCGGCGTCGAGCGCGCTGGGGCGGGCATCGCTGGCCGGGAACGTCACGGCATCAACGGTGGCGAACCAGAACTTGATCCACGTGCAGGTGCGGGAGGCCTCGCCGACCGAGGCACAACGCGAAACCCGTGCGGTGGCCGCAGCGCTCGTCAAGTACATCGGCGGGTCGGCGA
This window of the Mycobacteriales bacterium genome carries:
- a CDS encoding Wzz/FepE/Etk N-terminal domain-containing protein — encoded protein: MTLPMLKDRVRRPAPTTGGGLPSTPPPEDRLSMLWSAKFWVIALVVVAAAATYLISSQLPATYQSQSTVVVTSRGSSTISPLDTVNASDGLASQYAQVVSTKAITGPASSALGRASLAGNVTASTVANQNLIHVQVREASPTEAQRETRAVAAALVKYIGGSANSQQRSYGRLLSHRLAGLDTAINHARKAVRSAKASTSHTANANSAGATTLNNAQLNLSALIQRKQYILSQAGVDETSQQPSAAIVAPASAASKAYPKPLLFAGIAALVALLVGIELAWVAGRRRTAQWRTVALS
- a CDS encoding glycosyltransferase family 4 protein produces the protein MTAAPIRSTPIVMVTNAVAPDQLGGLERYVRELSAALVRRGHPVSVVAKRVSIDHPPEEVAADGVRIIRHAVPAKSDPAFAVKYPLAVGTAVDRALPTIGRDAVLHAHFVTSALAPMLRRQPYLYTFHAPVHRELLDERQGSYLLPRPLQPLAVRGLRAAERAVLGRASGLVVLSEFSRREIARLHPAAARRAGLIRGGLDVDRFTPASEVTPPVAATPGDPLLVTARRLTPRTGVLELVAAMPAIVDRHPSARLVVLGEGAARPEIETMVSNLALANSVELRGWVDDHELASWYRRADLAVTPTQRLEGFGLATAEALSCGTPVLVTPVGANPEVVDGLGSDYLAAGTTPADLAGAANRALDARLDSRPPTESVRAVVAPRFGWEHVCEQYERQYLNLSGTSNAPSELHPTPNLEKAS
- a CDS encoding glycosyltransferase; its protein translation is MASNAMTSRALRVAVAHNLKPGGAHRRLRAQVAHLDGTVREFTLDTAEPLSNDAVVVPVSTRAPQSPRWRRPVRRYTDLWQIGSAWTRCFAEVARWQPDVVWLNPCQFLQAPKLPSDLAIPTVYYCDEPRRADYEPAAFAQTNPATRGVYAPLRRRERRLDRASVRRVTGIATNSSYSAAAIRSAYGRDASVVRCGVNACFTPATPPTIPPQHVLSVGALIPSKGHDLAIAAVARGARDLPLVVVAPRRAEAEERRLTELATAHRVDLRIRTGISDADLVEHYRSALATVYLARAEPLGLVSLEAQACGCPVIVADEGGLPETVLNGSTGWVVERNAAAAGERLRRLRNETLRASIVIAAARHGAAASWAESAQQMQALLESATPAVRIVQVAA
- a CDS encoding glycosyltransferase, with product MKPSAARSTRLVMCAKSPWSPSIRREHWLARETAAHGVETIYLEAPADIRALADSDECARYLTGLLRGARRRPSGPDAVGVDLWSRSTVVPPHRGPRALAWDAARLAHDLARFDQPETVVVACSPWAWPAVEGLTQARRVIDLGDDWAALIPDRADLVAALYARIAATADGIVLASADLVGAFPGRIPTVIPNGVDPSMIASPPTAPPDRRRMVYVGTLSERLDVPLLTDVVRALPSWTLDLYGPCAYRRRGNRPDAELLGLLAQAPERVRWHGPLPRPDVPEVIDGSDVALVPNRASSTAGQDSMKVYDYAARGRPIVATTAVLGRRRVPGALVASGPVEFVGAVAEGAEQPAHARQEAVGWAARNTWPRRWPQWWAAVRGPGQEVRA